One genomic segment of Halalkalicoccus tibetensis includes these proteins:
- the folP gene encoding dihydropteroate synthase, with product MRTVDAAGLGIGDDHPSRIMGVLNVSEESPYDPSVFADPGEAAAYVDRDLIDEGADIVDVGLESANKRLDVLSAEEELDRLDTAVEAIESVSGEAVFSIETRYAEVADAALSRGFDMVNDVCGFADPAMPDVCDDHDAAVVKMASPPDLKRPGAVESVDEIYEALAMNGFTGKTILDPAFGGWSEEKTLADDRETFRKLREFRAYGRPLLVSINRKNFLRAVAGRETDEALPVSLAATAMAVERGAHVLRTHDVAETRDAALIGREFARDRVRGTGTDPTVEELDVTTRAEAARHLERVGASAGIADAGITRWFRLAGLGGAREPLAAAVADAEGVRLAGTDPAVLFGTPRGFEALNRAIPDGTDRLREIVSKILHDIN from the coding sequence ATGCGAACCGTCGACGCGGCCGGGCTGGGGATCGGCGACGACCACCCCTCGCGGATCATGGGCGTGTTGAACGTCAGCGAGGAGTCGCCCTACGACCCGAGCGTCTTCGCCGATCCCGGCGAGGCGGCCGCGTACGTCGATCGCGACCTGATCGACGAGGGAGCGGACATCGTCGACGTCGGCCTCGAATCGGCGAACAAGCGCCTCGACGTGCTCTCGGCCGAGGAGGAGCTCGACCGGCTCGACACCGCCGTCGAGGCCATCGAATCGGTTTCCGGGGAGGCGGTCTTCTCGATCGAGACGCGCTACGCGGAGGTCGCCGACGCGGCCCTGTCGCGGGGATTCGACATGGTCAACGACGTCTGTGGCTTCGCCGACCCCGCGATGCCCGACGTTTGCGACGATCACGACGCCGCCGTCGTCAAGATGGCCTCGCCGCCGGATCTGAAACGCCCCGGCGCCGTCGAATCGGTCGACGAGATCTACGAGGCCCTCGCGATGAACGGCTTCACCGGGAAGACGATCCTCGATCCCGCCTTCGGGGGCTGGTCGGAGGAGAAGACCCTCGCGGACGACCGCGAGACGTTTCGGAAGCTGCGGGAGTTCCGAGCCTACGGCCGCCCACTGCTGGTCTCGATCAACCGCAAGAACTTCCTGCGGGCGGTCGCCGGGCGGGAGACGGACGAGGCGCTGCCCGTCTCGCTGGCCGCGACAGCGATGGCCGTCGAGCGCGGCGCGCACGTCCTTCGAACCCACGACGTCGCCGAGACCCGCGACGCCGCCCTGATCGGCCGGGAGTTCGCCCGCGATCGGGTCCGCGGGACCGGCACCGATCCCACGGTCGAGGAACTCGACGTGACGACCCGAGCGGAGGCCGCGCGCCACCTCGAACGCGTCGGCGCGAGTGCGGGGATCGCCGACGCGGGGATCACCCGTTGGTTCCGTCTCGCCGGGCTGGGAGGGGCTCGCGAACCGCTCGCCGCCGCGGTCGCCGACGCCGAGGGGGTGCGCCTCGCCGGAACGGATCCGGCGGTACTGTTCGGCACCCCTCGCGGCTTCGAGGCACTGAACCGGGCGATCCCCGACGGTACGGACCGTCTCCGCGAGATAGTCTCGAAGATTTTACATGATATTAACTAA
- a CDS encoding zinc-dependent alcohol dehydrogenase family protein produces the protein MRAAVLHDHGEPLEIESVDAPEPDPDGVVVDVEACGICRSDWHGWQGDWDWLGIQPQEGQILGHEPAGTVVSAGADVEWVREGDRVAVPFNLGDGSCHQCRNGRSNICENVRPLGFVESAQGAFAEQVHVPAADHNAVSLPEGVSATDMAGLGCRFMTSFHGLAHRANVSAGDWVAVHGCGGVGLSAVHIADALGANVIAVDLVDEKLATAEGLGAVETVNAGEVEDVPREVKAIMDGGANVAVDALGIAETCRNSVMSLGRRGKHVQIGLSTSDERGQVSLPTDLMVMNEIEFIGSLGMQPTRYDEIFRMVATGKLDPGAVVSGTVSLDDVPEKLAAMSDYGTEGIPVIDSF, from the coding sequence ATGCGCGCCGCTGTACTCCACGACCACGGCGAACCGCTCGAGATCGAATCCGTCGACGCGCCCGAGCCCGACCCCGACGGGGTGGTCGTCGACGTCGAGGCCTGCGGGATCTGTCGAAGCGACTGGCACGGCTGGCAGGGCGACTGGGACTGGCTCGGGATCCAGCCCCAGGAGGGCCAGATCCTCGGCCACGAACCTGCCGGCACCGTCGTCTCTGCCGGGGCGGACGTCGAGTGGGTTCGCGAGGGCGATCGCGTCGCGGTCCCGTTCAACCTCGGCGACGGTAGCTGCCACCAGTGTCGGAACGGCCGCTCGAACATCTGTGAGAACGTCCGGCCGCTGGGGTTCGTCGAGTCGGCCCAGGGGGCGTTCGCCGAGCAGGTCCACGTGCCCGCGGCCGACCACAACGCGGTTTCGCTCCCCGAGGGGGTCTCGGCGACCGACATGGCCGGACTGGGCTGTCGGTTCATGACCTCCTTTCACGGGCTGGCCCACCGGGCGAACGTCAGTGCGGGCGACTGGGTCGCGGTCCACGGCTGTGGCGGCGTCGGCCTCTCAGCGGTCCACATCGCCGATGCCCTGGGTGCGAACGTGATCGCGGTCGACCTGGTCGACGAGAAGCTCGCGACGGCCGAGGGGCTGGGGGCGGTCGAGACCGTGAACGCGGGCGAGGTCGAGGACGTTCCCCGGGAGGTCAAGGCGATCATGGACGGCGGGGCGAACGTCGCGGTCGACGCGCTGGGGATCGCCGAGACGTGTCGCAACTCGGTGATGAGCCTCGGGCGCCGCGGCAAGCACGTCCAGATCGGGCTGAGCACGAGCGACGAGCGGGGGCAGGTCTCGCTGCCGACCGACCTGATGGTGATGAACGAGATCGAGTTCATCGGCTCGCTGGGGATGCAGCCCACGCGCTACGACGAGATCTTCCGGATGGTCGCGACCGGCAAGCTCGATCCCGGCGCGGTCGTCTCCGGGACCGTCTCGCTCGACGACGTGCCCGAGAAGCTGGCGGCGATGAGCGACTACGGCACCGAAGGGATCCCGGTGATCGACTCCTTCTAA
- the gatE gene encoding Glu-tRNA(Gln) amidotransferase subunit GatE yields MTADDYDYEALGLVAGLEIHQQLDTETKLFCACPTERREPEASSHTFTRYLHPTKSELGEIDEAALEESRVDREFEYLAYDTTCLVEADDEPPHRMDEEALSVALEIAGLLDAEPVDRAHVMRKIVVDGSNTSGFQRSSLIATNGAIETSEGPVGIEDLLLEEESAQRIEETDNGVRWSLDRLGIPLVEIGTSPDISSPEQALEAAERIGMLLRSTGTVKRGLGTIRQDVNVSIAEGARVEMKGVQSLDDIDDLVRGEVGRQVELLEIAAELESRDAAVGDPADVSELFADTDSGVIAGALSDGGSVMAVPLYGFDGLVGRELQPDRRLGTELSDHAKRHGAGGVFHTDELPAYGVTEAEVEALREAVGAGPEDAVAIVADDADTAESAIGAVAARAETAIEGVPEETRGANEDGTSRYLRPLPGAARMYPETDVPPVDPDPSEVETPELLTEKVERYQEEHGLDAGLAEQVAYGRRMPLFEHVVSEGVDPTLAAGTLESTLTELRRDDVPVGNLSEDQVAGTLALARDGDLPKGSVGDLLAAIADSPELTAEEALEREGLGGASEDEVRAAVREVVERNAEQVEEEGMAAFSGLMGEAMGALGGKADGEAVSAALREEIQQRA; encoded by the coding sequence ATGACCGCCGACGACTACGACTACGAGGCGCTGGGGCTCGTCGCCGGCCTCGAGATCCACCAGCAGCTCGATACGGAGACGAAGCTCTTCTGTGCCTGTCCGACCGAGCGACGCGAGCCCGAGGCGTCCTCGCATACGTTCACGCGCTACCTGCACCCGACGAAGAGCGAGCTCGGCGAGATCGACGAGGCAGCCCTCGAGGAGAGCCGGGTCGACCGCGAGTTCGAGTATCTGGCCTACGACACGACCTGCCTCGTCGAGGCCGACGACGAGCCGCCCCACCGGATGGACGAGGAGGCGCTCTCGGTCGCCCTGGAGATCGCGGGGCTGCTCGACGCCGAGCCCGTCGACCGGGCCCACGTCATGCGCAAGATCGTCGTCGACGGCTCGAACACCTCGGGGTTCCAGCGTTCGTCGCTGATCGCCACGAACGGCGCGATCGAGACGAGCGAGGGCCCCGTTGGGATCGAGGACCTCCTCTTGGAGGAAGAAAGCGCCCAGCGGATCGAGGAGACCGATAACGGAGTGCGCTGGAGCCTCGACCGGCTGGGGATCCCCCTCGTGGAGATCGGCACCAGCCCCGACATCTCCTCGCCCGAGCAGGCCCTGGAGGCCGCAGAACGGATCGGCATGCTGCTTCGCTCGACGGGGACGGTAAAGCGGGGCCTCGGCACCATCCGCCAGGACGTCAACGTCTCGATCGCGGAGGGCGCCCGCGTCGAGATGAAGGGCGTCCAGAGCCTCGACGACATCGACGACCTCGTGCGCGGGGAGGTCGGCCGGCAGGTCGAGCTGCTGGAGATTGCCGCGGAGCTCGAATCGCGCGACGCGGCGGTCGGCGATCCCGCGGACGTGAGCGAACTCTTCGCCGACACCGACAGCGGGGTCATCGCCGGCGCCCTCTCGGACGGCGGCTCGGTGATGGCGGTCCCGCTGTACGGCTTCGACGGGCTGGTCGGCCGCGAGCTCCAGCCCGATCGGCGCCTGGGTACCGAGCTCTCCGATCACGCGAAGCGCCACGGCGCGGGCGGGGTCTTCCACACCGACGAACTGCCCGCCTACGGCGTCACGGAGGCGGAGGTCGAGGCGCTGCGCGAGGCGGTGGGGGCCGGCCCCGAGGACGCGGTCGCCATCGTCGCCGACGACGCGGACACCGCCGAAAGCGCGATCGGGGCCGTCGCGGCGCGGGCCGAAACGGCCATCGAGGGCGTCCCCGAGGAGACCCGCGGCGCCAACGAGGACGGCACCTCGCGATACCTCCGTCCCCTGCCGGGCGCCGCGCGGATGTACCCCGAGACGGACGTTCCTCCGGTGGATCCCGACCCGAGCGAGGTCGAGACGCCCGAGCTCCTCACCGAGAAGGTCGAACGCTATCAGGAAGAACACGGCCTCGACGCCGGGCTCGCCGAACAGGTCGCCTACGGCCGACGAATGCCGCTGTTCGAACACGTCGTGAGCGAGGGGGTCGATCCCACGCTCGCCGCCGGCACGCTCGAATCCACCCTGACCGAGTTGCGCCGCGACGACGTCCCCGTCGGGAACCTCTCCGAGGACCAGGTCGCCGGGACGCTCGCGCTCGCGCGCGACGGCGACCTCCCGAAGGGCAGCGTCGGCGACCTGCTCGCGGCGATCGCCGACTCCCCCGAGCTGACAGCCGAGGAGGCCCTCGAACGCGAGGGGCTGGGCGGGGCCTCCGAGGACGAGGTCCGCGCGGCCGTCCGCGAGGTCGTCGAACGAAACGCCGAGCAGGTCGAGGAGGAGGGGATGGCCGCTTTCTCGGGGCTGATGGGCGAGGCGATGGGCGCCCTGGGCGGGAAGGCCGACGGCGAGGCCGTCAGCGCCGCGCTGCGCGAGGAGATCCAGCAGCGAGCGTGA
- a CDS encoding RNA methyltransferase, whose translation MSSVVVVGAETPGNVGTIARAMKNFGFSELLLVDPPELDPDGEAYGFAGQAREDVLPNAETVSFEEVVEGFHTVGFTATTNEDARKHVRFPFRTPEELAEDLSGVEADVALVFGRERVGLTNEELARLDQICAIPASADYPVLNLGQAATVALYELRGLAMGDSQLPDVEHERADEPEIERFYDRFDETLRAVGYPEGKRPKTMRLVRRLVGRAHPTDREITTLHGVLRAIERATRER comes from the coding sequence GTGAGTTCGGTGGTCGTCGTCGGGGCCGAAACCCCCGGAAACGTCGGCACGATCGCTCGCGCGATGAAGAACTTCGGCTTCTCCGAACTGTTGCTTGTCGACCCACCCGAACTCGATCCCGACGGCGAGGCGTACGGCTTCGCCGGCCAGGCCCGCGAGGACGTCCTGCCGAACGCCGAGACGGTGAGCTTCGAGGAGGTCGTCGAGGGGTTCCACACCGTGGGCTTCACCGCGACGACCAACGAGGACGCCCGCAAACACGTCCGCTTTCCCTTCCGCACGCCGGAGGAGCTCGCCGAGGACCTCTCGGGAGTCGAAGCCGACGTCGCGCTCGTCTTCGGGCGCGAGCGCGTCGGGCTCACCAACGAGGAGCTCGCCCGACTCGATCAGATCTGTGCGATCCCCGCGAGCGCCGACTACCCCGTTCTCAACCTCGGACAGGCCGCGACGGTGGCGCTCTACGAGCTCCGGGGGCTGGCGATGGGCGACTCGCAGCTGCCCGACGTGGAGCACGAACGCGCCGACGAGCCCGAGATCGAGCGCTTCTACGACCGGTTCGACGAGACGCTACGAGCGGTGGGATATCCCGAGGGCAAGCGCCCGAAGACGATGCGGCTGGTCCGGCGGCTCGTGGGTCGGGCCCACCCGACCGACAGGGAGATAACGACGTTGCACGGGGTTCTGCGGGCGATCGAGCGCGCGACGCGGGAGCGATAA
- a CDS encoding 6-hydroxymethylpterin diphosphokinase MptE-like protein: MNFATWEPVYGAILADLGFDRTGDERARDVLVDLAEPFETDRLAGIEGATVAVAGAGPSLPGELDLAAEADYVIAASTAADVLMEAGIDPDLFVTDVDKNPETLRGLTERGVPAAVHAHGDNVGLIERWMPRLAGENVLPTTQAAPKGPVKNFGGFTDGDRGAFLADHFGAARLAFPGWDLDDPSVGPMKARKLRWAERLLRWLETRRDERFPVLDGRRDGIDPVY; encoded by the coding sequence ATGAACTTCGCGACCTGGGAGCCCGTCTACGGGGCGATCCTCGCCGACCTCGGGTTCGACCGCACCGGCGACGAGCGCGCCCGCGACGTCCTCGTCGACCTCGCCGAGCCCTTCGAGACGGATCGGCTCGCGGGGATCGAGGGCGCGACCGTCGCGGTGGCGGGCGCGGGCCCCTCGCTTCCGGGCGAACTCGACCTCGCGGCCGAGGCCGACTACGTGATCGCCGCCTCGACCGCCGCGGACGTCCTCATGGAGGCGGGCATCGACCCCGACCTGTTCGTGACGGACGTCGACAAGAACCCCGAGACGCTCCGGGGATTGACCGAGCGGGGGGTTCCGGCGGCCGTCCACGCCCACGGCGACAACGTCGGGCTGATCGAGCGATGGATGCCCCGGCTCGCCGGCGAGAACGTCCTCCCGACGACGCAGGCCGCCCCGAAGGGCCCCGTCAAGAACTTCGGCGGCTTCACCGACGGCGACCGCGGGGCCTTCCTCGCGGACCACTTCGGCGCGGCTCGGCTGGCGTTCCCGGGCTGGGACCTCGACGACCCCTCCGTCGGGCCGATGAAGGCCCGCAAGCTCCGCTGGGCCGAGCGGCTGCTCCGCTGGCTCGAGACCCGCCGCGACGAGCGCTTTCCCGTCCTCGACGGACGGCGGGACGGGATCGATCCTGTATATTAA
- a CDS encoding NADPH:quinone oxidoreductase family protein, giving the protein MKAIRIEAFGDSGALEPREVERPEPGSGEVLLEVRAAGINFADVMQRRGEYPGGPQPPFTPGMEAAGVVEEAGDGVDLEAGDRVVGMIGQGGYAEYAVADAGALFPVPEGMGFEEAAGFPVQYLTAHNCLFEWGGLEREAQGASENASGQSPRADGERVLIHAAAGGVGTAAVQLASRAGAEVFGTASTPEKLDLAAELGCDHPINYTETEFAEEVDEITDEGLDLVLDGVGGESFERSVETLAPFGRVVTYGVASGEPGVVETPELFFGNHSVIGYHLGRASQQAPERVFSAVEDLTEGFSSGELGVVVGETFDLEEAADAHAFIENRESSGKVVLIP; this is encoded by the coding sequence GTGAAAGCCATCAGGATCGAGGCGTTCGGCGACAGTGGCGCGCTCGAACCACGGGAAGTCGAGCGACCCGAGCCCGGGTCGGGGGAGGTACTGCTCGAGGTGCGCGCGGCGGGGATCAACTTCGCGGACGTCATGCAGCGTCGGGGCGAGTATCCCGGCGGTCCACAGCCACCCTTCACGCCCGGCATGGAGGCCGCGGGCGTCGTCGAGGAAGCGGGCGACGGGGTCGACTTGGAGGCGGGTGATCGGGTCGTCGGGATGATCGGCCAGGGCGGCTACGCGGAGTACGCCGTCGCCGACGCGGGGGCGCTGTTTCCGGTCCCCGAGGGGATGGGCTTCGAGGAGGCCGCGGGCTTCCCGGTCCAGTATCTCACCGCGCACAACTGCCTGTTCGAGTGGGGCGGGCTGGAGCGCGAGGCGCAGGGCGCCTCGGAAAACGCGAGCGGGCAAAGCCCGCGAGCGGACGGCGAACGGGTGCTGATCCACGCGGCCGCTGGCGGCGTCGGAACGGCGGCCGTCCAGCTGGCCTCCAGAGCGGGCGCGGAGGTGTTCGGCACCGCGAGCACCCCCGAGAAGCTCGACCTCGCCGCGGAGCTGGGCTGTGATCACCCGATTAACTACACCGAGACGGAGTTCGCGGAAGAAGTGGACGAGATCACCGACGAGGGGCTCGATCTCGTGCTCGACGGCGTGGGCGGCGAGAGCTTCGAGCGGAGCGTCGAGACGCTCGCGCCGTTCGGCCGGGTCGTGACCTACGGGGTCGCGAGTGGCGAGCCCGGCGTCGTCGAGACCCCGGAGCTGTTCTTCGGCAACCACTCGGTGATCGGCTACCACCTCGGCCGAGCGAGCCAGCAGGCACCAGAGAGAGTGTTCTCGGCCGTCGAGGACCTCACCGAGGGCTTTTCATCGGGCGAGCTGGGGGTCGTCGTCGGCGAGACGTTCGACCTAGAGGAGGCGGCCGACGCCCACGCCTTCATCGAGAACCGCGAGAGCAGCGGGAAGGTCGTACTTATTCCATAA
- a CDS encoding DUF418 domain-containing protein, producing MTDAEDGPTPASDRIVGLDALRGFALLGILVINVRAFSMPEVVLTNPTAYGDLTGANYWVWFAGHVLVEGKFITLFTLLFGGGVVLFARSVESKGGPALELHFRRSGWLVAFGLAHAYLLWYGDILVAYGVCALGVVFLRDRPPRALASLGIVLLAFPSITEVASGLTVDPAAIASSWQPSGAALRAEIEAYRGGWLEQMDHRVPTALERQTSGLLGYSAWRVGGSMLLGMALFKWGLLTNDRSSRFYRWLVVGGAASGIALSLVGVWYVQANDWAAGVALFWRQFNYWASFPLAGAYIGLVMLYCRWRPDGVATRALAAVGRTAFSNYVLQTVLATSVFYGHGLGLFGGVSRVGALGVVVAIWAIQVPLSALWLRHFRFGPLEWLWRTLTYGSLQPIRNGRTDD from the coding sequence ATGACTGACGCCGAGGACGGCCCGACGCCGGCGTCGGATCGCATCGTCGGCCTCGACGCGCTTCGCGGGTTCGCACTGCTCGGGATTCTGGTGATCAACGTCCGGGCGTTCTCGATGCCCGAAGTGGTCCTGACCAACCCGACGGCCTACGGCGACCTGACCGGGGCGAACTACTGGGTCTGGTTCGCGGGCCACGTCCTCGTCGAGGGGAAGTTCATCACGCTGTTCACCCTGCTGTTCGGCGGCGGGGTCGTCCTGTTCGCCCGGAGCGTCGAGTCGAAGGGAGGCCCCGCCCTCGAACTGCACTTCCGCCGATCCGGGTGGCTCGTCGCGTTCGGCCTGGCGCACGCCTACCTGCTGTGGTACGGCGACATCCTCGTCGCGTACGGCGTCTGCGCGCTGGGCGTCGTCTTCCTTCGCGATCGCCCACCGCGGGCGCTCGCGTCCCTCGGGATCGTGCTGCTGGCGTTCCCCTCGATCACCGAGGTCGCCTCGGGGCTCACCGTCGACCCGGCCGCCATCGCGAGCAGCTGGCAGCCCTCGGGGGCGGCCCTCCGGGCCGAGATCGAGGCCTACCGTGGCGGCTGGCTCGAACAGATGGACCACCGGGTCCCGACGGCCCTCGAGCGCCAGACGTCGGGGCTGCTCGGCTACAGCGCCTGGCGGGTGGGCGGCTCCATGCTGCTCGGGATGGCGCTGTTCAAGTGGGGCCTGCTGACGAACGACCGATCGTCGCGGTTCTACCGCTGGCTGGTCGTCGGCGGGGCGGCAAGCGGGATCGCCCTGTCGCTCGTCGGCGTCTGGTACGTCCAGGCCAACGATTGGGCCGCCGGGGTGGCGCTGTTCTGGCGGCAGTTCAACTACTGGGCGAGCTTCCCCCTGGCCGGCGCGTACATCGGGCTGGTCATGCTGTACTGTCGGTGGCGCCCCGACGGGGTCGCGACGCGGGCACTGGCCGCCGTCGGCCGGACGGCCTTCAGCAACTACGTCCTCCAGACAGTACTCGCCACGTCGGTCTTCTACGGGCACGGCCTCGGCCTGTTCGGAGGAGTGAGCCGAGTCGGGGCGCTCGGCGTCGTCGTCGCGATCTGGGCGATACAGGTCCCGCTATCGGCCCTCTGGCTACGGCACTTCCGGTTCGGACCGCTGGAATGGCTCTGGCGCACCCTCACCTACGGGAGCCTCCAGCCGATCCGGAACGGGAGAACCGACGACTAG
- a CDS encoding carotenoid oxygenase family protein, giving the protein MADHRLGFESFDEETDPVELDVAGELPEWLSGTLYRNGPGDFEVGDRDLTHWFDGFALLRRFRFDDGIEYSSRFLESDAYRAAREGELRYPEFGTNPDWSFLGRLRGLLGGARTDNASLTVRHRDGEHRAVTETAREVAFDPVDLSTLGTHDGSVEGTGTLAHDHYDFHQEEWVGLGIDYGRDSGYVLYHDPDDGPAETVAHVERDEPAYMHSFALTDHYAVLTEHPFTTSPRRLLDSRPFAESFRWYPERDTRFLVVDRREGEVVAEPTVPPFFTFHHVDAFERGDELFVDLVAFEDHSVVESLSLANLRSRAPEVPDGELRRYRIDLEAGEAEGRTLFEEDIEFPTTNYAEANLHPYRFCYGVGSEAGSFNDRLHKVDVEHGTNEEWREAELHPGEPLFVPRPDAEEEDDGVLISVALDVEEERSCVLVLDAAGFEEIARAYLPHALPFDFHGTFYADGEEPTPSMT; this is encoded by the coding sequence ATGGCAGACCACCGTTTGGGATTCGAGTCGTTCGACGAGGAGACGGATCCGGTCGAACTCGACGTCGCGGGCGAGCTCCCGGAGTGGCTCTCGGGGACGCTCTACCGCAACGGCCCCGGCGACTTCGAGGTCGGCGACCGCGACCTGACCCACTGGTTCGACGGGTTCGCACTGCTGCGGCGCTTCCGGTTCGATGACGGGATCGAGTACTCGAGTCGCTTCCTCGAGAGCGACGCCTACCGGGCGGCCCGGGAGGGCGAGCTCCGGTATCCCGAGTTCGGGACGAACCCCGACTGGTCGTTCCTCGGGCGACTGCGGGGCCTGCTGGGCGGGGCCCGAACCGATAACGCCTCGCTGACGGTCCGTCACCGCGACGGCGAACACCGCGCGGTGACCGAGACCGCACGCGAGGTCGCCTTCGACCCCGTCGACCTCTCGACGCTCGGCACGCACGACGGGAGCGTCGAGGGGACCGGCACCCTCGCGCACGACCACTACGACTTCCACCAGGAGGAGTGGGTCGGCCTCGGGATCGACTACGGCCGCGACTCGGGCTACGTCCTCTATCACGACCCCGACGACGGCCCCGCCGAGACGGTCGCCCACGTCGAGCGCGACGAACCCGCCTACATGCACAGCTTCGCGCTCACCGACCACTACGCCGTGCTCACCGAACACCCCTTCACGACCTCCCCGCGCCGCCTGCTCGACTCGCGCCCGTTCGCCGAGAGCTTCCGGTGGTACCCCGAGCGCGACACCCGGTTCCTCGTCGTCGACCGACGCGAGGGGGAGGTCGTCGCCGAACCGACCGTCCCGCCCTTCTTCACCTTCCACCACGTCGACGCCTTCGAGCGCGGCGACGAGCTGTTCGTCGACCTGGTCGCCTTCGAGGACCACTCGGTCGTGGAGTCGCTCTCGCTCGCGAACCTCCGATCGCGCGCCCCCGAGGTCCCGGACGGCGAGCTCCGACGCTACCGGATCGACCTCGAGGCGGGGGAGGCGGAGGGCCGGACGCTCTTCGAGGAGGACATCGAGTTCCCGACCACCAACTACGCCGAGGCGAACCTCCACCCCTATCGGTTCTGCTACGGCGTCGGCTCGGAAGCGGGAAGCTTCAACGACCGCCTGCACAAGGTCGACGTCGAGCACGGGACGAACGAGGAGTGGAGAGAGGCGGAGCTACACCCCGGCGAGCCGCTGTTCGTCCCGCGTCCCGACGCCGAGGAGGAGGACGACGGCGTCCTCATCTCGGTCGCGCTCGACGTCGAGGAGGAACGTTCCTGCGTGCTCGTTCTCGACGCCGCGGGGTTCGAGGAGATCGCGCGCGCGTACCTCCCCCACGCGCTCCCCTTCGACTTCCACGGGACCTTCTACGCCGACGGCGAGGAGCCGACGCCGTCGATGACGTAG
- a CDS encoding TIGR04024 family LLM class F420-dependent oxidoreductase, whose translation MSEREIHLPVAAQSGVETIVSYTQQAERTGYDRVWLPETWGRDAVSVLTVLAERTDSVELGSSILPVYSRSPALLGQTAATLQEVSEGRFRLGIGPSGPAVIEGWHGAAFDRPLRYTRETVEIVKRVLSGESVEYDGDLFQLSGFRLRGEPPEDPPEIDAAGLGPKSVELAGRFADGWHAVVFTPDGLRERLADLERGAELGDRDPDDVRTTLSLPCCALEDRERARRLARQHIAFYVGGMGTYYRESLARQGYGEVAEAVATAWGSGDREEALAAIPDGLLDELCAAGTPEEAREGVERFESVEGLDAVAVSFPRGASEDEIEATIGALAP comes from the coding sequence GTGAGCGAACGCGAGATCCACCTGCCGGTGGCCGCCCAGTCGGGCGTCGAGACGATCGTCTCGTACACCCAGCAGGCCGAACGAACGGGCTACGACCGCGTCTGGCTGCCCGAGACCTGGGGGCGCGACGCCGTGAGCGTCCTCACGGTGCTCGCCGAGCGCACCGATTCCGTAGAGCTGGGCTCGAGCATCCTCCCCGTCTACTCGCGCTCGCCGGCGCTGCTCGGCCAGACCGCCGCCACCCTCCAGGAGGTCTCGGAGGGGCGATTCAGGCTCGGAATCGGGCCGAGCGGCCCCGCGGTGATCGAGGGCTGGCACGGCGCGGCGTTCGACCGGCCGCTCAGGTACACCCGCGAGACCGTCGAAATCGTCAAACGGGTGCTCTCGGGCGAGTCCGTCGAGTACGACGGCGATCTGTTCCAGCTCTCGGGTTTCCGGCTCCGCGGTGAGCCGCCCGAGGACCCCCCGGAAATCGACGCCGCGGGGCTGGGGCCGAAGTCGGTCGAGCTCGCCGGCCGGTTCGCCGACGGCTGGCACGCCGTCGTCTTCACGCCAGACGGGCTCCGCGAGCGCCTCGCCGATCTCGAACGCGGCGCCGAGCTGGGCGATCGCGACCCGGACGACGTGCGGACGACCCTCTCGCTGCCCTGCTGTGCGCTGGAGGACCGCGAGCGCGCCCGGCGACTGGCTCGCCAACATATCGCCTTCTACGTCGGCGGGATGGGGACCTACTACCGGGAATCGCTGGCCCGCCAGGGTTACGGGGAGGTAGCCGAGGCCGTCGCGACGGCGTGGGGAAGCGGTGATCGTGAGGAGGCACTGGCGGCGATCCCCGACGGCCTGCTCGACGAGCTCTGTGCGGCGGGCACGCCCGAGGAGGCCCGCGAGGGGGTCGAGCGGTTCGAGTCCGTCGAGGGGCTCGACGCCGTCGCGGTCAGCTTCCCGCGGGGCGCGAGCGAGGACGAGATCGAGGCGACGATCGGGGCGCTCGCGCCGTAG
- a CDS encoding Hsp20/alpha crystallin family protein, with protein MALPTNATSTWNQGLDLPSRIFGEGGGTDYELYEEDGEFVLSVDMPGFEREAIDLAWNDGVLNVAAEHVDDERGRKRTYHRRFRFPRDVDEDGIAATYRNGVLKVRLPIAEESTPHGKTIPIEE; from the coding sequence ATGGCGCTGCCGACGAACGCGACCAGCACATGGAACCAAGGCCTCGACCTGCCCTCCCGGATCTTCGGCGAGGGCGGCGGAACCGACTACGAACTGTACGAGGAGGACGGCGAGTTCGTCCTCAGCGTCGACATGCCCGGCTTCGAGCGCGAGGCGATCGACCTCGCGTGGAACGACGGCGTGTTGAACGTCGCCGCCGAGCACGTCGACGACGAGCGCGGGCGAAAGCGGACCTACCATCGCCGGTTCCGCTTCCCGCGTGACGTCGACGAGGACGGCATCGCCGCGACGTACAGGAACGGCGTCCTGAAGGTCCGGCTCCCGATCGCCGAGGAGTCGACCCCGCACGGAAAGACGATCCCGATCGAGGAGTAA